A stretch of Sulfitobacter sp. THAF37 DNA encodes these proteins:
- a CDS encoding cytochrome c-type biogenesis protein has translation MKRLALILMLLATPLAAVQPDEMLDDPALEARARELSKGLRCLVCRNESIDESNASLARDLRILLRERLVAGDSDQEAVDFIVQRYGEYVLLRPEVTGANWLLWGAGPLMLLIAGGVGFVYVRGRSRAPRPEDASLSPDEQARLREILDD, from the coding sequence ATGAAACGACTGGCGCTGATCCTGATGCTGCTGGCCACGCCGCTGGCCGCGGTGCAGCCGGACGAAATGCTGGACGATCCCGCGCTGGAGGCTCGGGCGCGGGAGCTGTCCAAAGGGCTGCGCTGTCTGGTCTGCCGTAACGAAAGCATCGACGAAAGCAACGCGAGCCTGGCCCGTGACCTGCGCATCCTGCTGCGCGAGCGGCTGGTGGCCGGGGACAGCGACCAGGAGGCGGTGGATTTCATCGTGCAACGCTACGGCGAATACGTCCTGTTGCGGCCCGAGGTGACAGGCGCGAACTGGCTGCTTTGGGGTGCGGGGCCGCTGATGTTGCTGATCGCGGGCGGCGTGGGTTTTGTCTATGTGCGCGGGCGGTCTCGGGCACCGCGGCCCGAGGACGCCTCCCTCAGCCCCGACGAACAAGCCCGTCTGCGCGAGATTCTGGACGACTGA
- a CDS encoding holin family protein, giving the protein MGLIGRIFGMVFGGERNVVRETVEVFRENAEAGAVRAAASQGQAMSQYGAEFAVARQGGFDRFMDGLNRLPRPALALGTMGLFVSAMVDPLWFSERMQGIALVPEPLWWLLGVIVSFYFGARHQVKAQQFQREIAGTVTRLPQVLENISAIKALRSDSPRVAATGNDAGLSLAVITPDSNPALEAWKRAA; this is encoded by the coding sequence ATGGGGTTGATCGGGCGCATCTTCGGGATGGTGTTTGGCGGTGAGCGCAATGTGGTGCGCGAAACCGTGGAAGTCTTTCGCGAGAACGCCGAGGCGGGGGCGGTGCGGGCCGCCGCGTCACAGGGGCAGGCGATGTCGCAATATGGTGCGGAATTCGCGGTGGCGCGGCAGGGCGGCTTTGACCGTTTCATGGATGGGCTAAACCGCCTGCCGCGTCCGGCGCTGGCGCTGGGGACGATGGGTTTGTTCGTCTCTGCCATGGTCGATCCGCTGTGGTTTTCCGAACGGATGCAGGGCATCGCGCTGGTGCCGGAGCCGCTGTGGTGGTTGCTGGGGGTGATCGTGTCGTTCTATTTCGGCGCGCGCCATCAGGTCAAAGCCCAGCAATTCCAGCGCGAGATCGCAGGCACGGTGACAAGGCTGCCGCAGGTGCTGGAGAACATCAGCGCCATCAAGGCCCTGCGCAGCGACAGCCCCCGCGTGGCAGCGACCGGCAATGACGCGGGCCTTTCATTGGCGGTGATCACCCCCGACAGCAATCCGGCGCTGGAGGCCTGGAAGCGCGCGGCCTGA
- a CDS encoding glutamate racemase — protein MAVGIFDSGLGGLTVWQAVQARLPEVNFAYLADSANAPYGVRTSDDIYNLTTAAVQRLFDAGCDLVVLACNTASAAALRRMQESWVPADKRVLGVFVPMIEALTERQWGDNSPPREVALNHVALFATPATVASRAFQRELSFRAIGVDVEAQACGGVVDAIEEGDYILAEALVRSHVDALKRKMPTPQAAILGCTHYPLMQEAFQDALGAGVEVFSQANLVAESLADYLRRHPDMMGKGGDAFLTTGDPKQVSSRATQFLRRPITFTAA, from the coding sequence ATGGCGGTTGGTATTTTTGACAGTGGGCTGGGCGGTCTGACCGTCTGGCAGGCGGTGCAGGCGCGTTTGCCCGAGGTGAATTTCGCCTATCTCGCAGACAGCGCCAATGCGCCCTATGGCGTGCGGACCTCCGACGACATCTACAACCTGACCACCGCGGCGGTGCAGCGGCTGTTCGATGCGGGCTGCGATCTGGTCGTGCTGGCGTGCAATACGGCCTCGGCCGCGGCGTTAAGGCGGATGCAGGAATCCTGGGTGCCTGCGGACAAACGGGTGCTGGGTGTCTTCGTGCCGATGATCGAGGCGCTGACCGAACGTCAGTGGGGCGACAATTCTCCGCCGCGCGAGGTGGCGCTGAACCACGTGGCGCTTTTCGCGACCCCCGCAACCGTGGCAAGCCGCGCCTTTCAGCGGGAGCTTTCGTTCCGCGCCATCGGCGTGGATGTGGAGGCGCAGGCCTGCGGCGGTGTGGTCGACGCAATCGAAGAGGGCGACTATATTCTCGCGGAGGCCCTGGTGCGCAGCCATGTCGATGCGCTGAAACGCAAGATGCCGACCCCGCAGGCGGCGATCCTCGGGTGCACCCATTATCCGCTGATGCAGGAGGCGTTCCAGGATGCGCTGGGCGCCGGGGTCGAGGTGTTCAGTCAGGCGAATCTCGTGGCGGAAAGCCTCGCGGATTACCTGAGGCGGCATCCCGACATGATGGGCAAGGGCGGTGACGCCTTCCTGACGACGGGCGACCCCAAACAGGTCAGCTCCCGCGCAACGCAGTTCCTGCGACGACCGATCACATTCACCGCCGCCTGA
- a CDS encoding holin-associated N-acetylmuramidase: MQTVRQIAEEIVAREGGFVNDPDDPGGATNFGVTIHTMRRLGLDLTGDGQVDVSDVRHLTRRQAVDIFIRHYFERPLIGELPTMLQPSVFDMYVNAGANAIRILQRLLGQMGYDVAVDGVLGPQTIGAVRGAMRRGADAFVDAYGIARRNYYFRLADRRPASRKYARNRAGGKGGWILRAEEFISPQYHLSTAAFQQRVSAWG, translated from the coding sequence ATGCAGACGGTCAGGCAGATCGCCGAAGAGATCGTGGCACGGGAAGGCGGGTTTGTGAATGATCCCGACGATCCGGGCGGTGCGACCAATTTCGGCGTGACGATCCACACGATGCGGCGGCTGGGGCTGGACCTGACCGGCGACGGGCAGGTCGATGTGAGCGATGTGCGCCACCTGACCCGCAGGCAGGCCGTCGACATCTTTATCCGGCATTATTTCGAACGGCCGTTGATCGGCGAACTGCCGACGATGCTTCAGCCCAGCGTTTTCGACATGTATGTCAACGCGGGTGCCAACGCGATCCGCATCCTGCAGCGGCTGCTGGGGCAGATGGGCTATGACGTCGCGGTGGACGGTGTGCTGGGGCCGCAGACCATCGGCGCGGTGCGGGGCGCGATGCGGCGCGGGGCGGATGCCTTTGTCGATGCCTATGGGATTGCCCGGCGCAATTACTATTTCCGACTGGCCGACCGCCGCCCGGCCAGCCGCAAATATGCCCGCAACCGGGCGGGCGGCAAGGGGGGATGGATCCTCCGGGCGGAGGAGTTCATCTCGCCGCAGTATCACCTCAGCACGGCGGCATTTCAGCAAAGGGTTTCGGCATGGGGTTGA
- a CDS encoding lysophospholipid acyltransferase family protein — protein sequence MPKLSPAPARDISYSWSAQSRGGRALIRLMENSTGRLDLIRRAVGYEQEIGAGACFFDVMVARYGLTLDVVSGSLDDIPRDGPVIFIANHPYGILDGLMLGHMMSRTRGDFRLLANAALNRAPDLNQHLLPIDFSQTREALAQNLDTRRRALAYLGQGGTIGIFPGGTVSTAARPFSRPMDPGWRGFTARMIAKSDATVVPVFFDGQCSRMFQIASHLHSTLRMGLLIKEFRKRVDTPVRVSIGAPLRRDVLDPLRGDAKAMMDFLRKATYELSPTPVHAHELGYEFEARHRA from the coding sequence ATGCCGAAACTGAGCCCGGCCCCGGCCCGCGATATTTCCTATTCCTGGTCCGCGCAAAGCCGCGGGGGGCGGGCGCTGATCCGACTGATGGAGAATTCCACCGGGCGCCTTGATCTGATCCGGCGGGCGGTGGGATACGAACAGGAGATCGGCGCCGGGGCGTGCTTTTTCGATGTGATGGTCGCGCGCTACGGGCTGACGCTGGACGTGGTGTCGGGCAGCCTGGACGACATTCCGCGCGACGGCCCTGTGATCTTTATCGCCAATCATCCCTACGGCATTCTTGACGGCCTGATGCTGGGTCACATGATGTCACGCACGCGGGGGGATTTCAGGCTACTGGCCAACGCGGCGCTGAACCGTGCGCCTGACCTCAACCAGCACCTGCTGCCCATCGACTTTTCCCAGACCCGCGAGGCGCTGGCGCAGAATCTCGACACCCGGCGCAGGGCGCTGGCATACCTTGGACAGGGCGGCACGATCGGTATCTTTCCCGGCGGCACCGTCAGCACGGCAGCCAGACCCTTTTCGCGGCCCATGGATCCGGGTTGGCGCGGCTTTACCGCCCGCATGATCGCCAAGTCCGATGCGACCGTCGTGCCCGTCTTCTTCGACGGTCAATGCAGCCGCATGTTCCAGATTGCCAGCCACCTGCATTCCACGCTGCGCATGGGATTGCTGATCAAGGAGTTCCGAAAACGGGTCGATACGCCGGTGCGCGTGTCGATCGGCGCGCCGCTGCGGCGTGACGTTCTGGACCCGCTTCGCGGCGATGCAAAAGCGATGATGGATTTCCTGCGCAAAGCCACATATGAGTTGTCCCCAACCCCGGTTCATGCACATGAGCTGGGGTATGAATTCGAAGCAAGGCACCGTGCCTGA
- the ccmE gene encoding cytochrome c maturation protein CcmE, which produces MKSLKKQRRIQVIAVAVVALIASTALIGYAMRDGINFFRAPSQVIAEPPAPNEVFRIGGLVEEGSLIRGDGEVVRFSVTDGGATVPVTFSGVLPDLFEEKQGMVGTGSYVNGVFEATEILAKHDETYMPKEVVDALKEQGVYQDPEG; this is translated from the coding sequence ATGAAAAGCCTGAAGAAACAGCGCCGTATCCAAGTGATCGCCGTGGCGGTGGTGGCATTGATCGCCTCCACCGCGCTGATCGGCTATGCGATGCGCGACGGGATCAACTTTTTCCGCGCGCCGTCGCAGGTCATCGCCGAACCGCCCGCACCGAACGAGGTTTTCCGCATCGGTGGGCTGGTCGAAGAGGGCAGTCTGATCCGCGGCGACGGCGAAGTGGTGCGCTTCAGCGTGACCGACGGCGGAGCGACAGTGCCGGTGACATTCAGCGGTGTGCTGCCCGACCTCTTTGAAGAGAAACAGGGCATGGTCGGCACCGGAAGCTACGTGAATGGCGTCTTCGAAGCGACTGAAATCCTTGCAAAACACGATGAGACCTACATGCCGAAGGAGGTCGTGGACGCGCTCAAGGAACAGGGCGTCTATCAGGACCCCGAAGGCTGA
- a CDS encoding enoyl-CoA hydratase-related protein: MEYQTITYAVADDIATITLNRAEKMNALTTQMRAEITHAATQGGKEARVVVITGAGKAFCSGQDLGDGPSAASLDLERTLRDEYAPMLRAIVNCPVPTIAAVNGPAAGAGANLALACDVVFAAENAYFMQAFTRIGLIPDAGGTYVLPRSMGTAKAMGAALFADKISARQADDWGMIWAAVPDADFDTRWKQSAAQLAKGPTAAYAAAKQAIRGSWDNPFEDQLTQEAELQGHCGNTRDFKEGVLAFVEKRKPTFEGR, translated from the coding sequence ATGGAATATCAGACGATCACCTATGCGGTGGCCGATGACATCGCCACGATTACGCTGAACCGTGCGGAAAAGATGAACGCGCTGACGACGCAGATGCGCGCCGAGATCACCCATGCGGCGACCCAGGGCGGCAAGGAGGCGCGGGTCGTGGTCATCACCGGCGCGGGCAAGGCGTTTTGTTCAGGCCAGGATCTGGGCGACGGACCCTCTGCCGCGTCGCTGGACCTGGAGCGTACCCTGCGGGACGAATACGCCCCGATGCTGCGGGCCATCGTGAACTGCCCGGTGCCGACCATCGCCGCGGTGAACGGGCCTGCCGCGGGGGCAGGGGCCAACCTGGCGCTGGCCTGTGATGTGGTCTTTGCAGCGGAAAACGCCTACTTCATGCAGGCTTTCACCCGGATCGGCCTGATCCCGGACGCGGGCGGCACCTATGTATTGCCGCGCAGCATGGGCACCGCCAAAGCGATGGGTGCTGCACTCTTTGCCGACAAGATCAGCGCGCGCCAGGCCGATGACTGGGGGATGATCTGGGCCGCCGTGCCGGACGCCGATTTCGACACCCGGTGGAAGCAGAGTGCCGCACAGCTCGCCAAGGGGCCGACCGCGGCCTATGCGGCAGCCAAACAGGCCATTCGCGGCAGCTGGGACAATCCGTTCGAGGACCAGTTGACCCAGGAAGCGGAACTGCAGGGCCATTGCGGCAACACCCGCGATTTCAAGGAGGGCGTGCTGGCCTTTGTCGAGAAGCGTAAACCGACCTTTGAGGGGCGTTAG
- a CDS encoding heme lyase CcmF/NrfE family subunit codes for MITELGHFALILAFAVAIIQMIVPLIGAQKRWPGWMAVAEPAAGAQFALTALSFGALMWAFINSDFSLKLVVDNSHSAKPMLYKISGTWGNHEGSMLLWVLILTLFGAMAAWFGGNLPPSLRARVLAVQSAIAVAFFAFIIFTSNPFLRLETPPFDGRDLNPLLQDPGLAFHPPFLYLGYVGLSMAFSFAVAALIEGRVDAAWGRWVRPWTLAAWVFLTIGIALGSWWAYYELGWGGFWFWDPVENASFMPWLLAAALLHSAIVVEKRESLKSWTILLAILAFGFSLIGTFIVRSGLLTSVHAFANDPERGVFILAIMAFFMGGALILFTLRAGAMEAKGVFGLVSRESALVVNNLLLAVACFVVFVGTMWPLLAEMFFDRKLSVGPPFFNAAFTPFMVLLGLVLPVGSVLPWKRARLARAVRPLRYAFVLALAVGGLAWAMQSGRSLLGPMGLFLGAWLVAGVVVELAQRTGRGPGRLARLRRLPRADWGKAVAHAGLGVTMAGIAGLTAWTQDDIRVAQIGQPWDVGAYTLTLNAVNEVRGPNYQSTQADVTLSRDGSVISQLMPEKRFYPVARMPTTEAAIDYNLARDVYVVIGDQQDSGGWTVRVYIKPLTNWIWIGCGLMALGGVLSLSDRRFRVAAGARKSRAAPVPAA; via the coding sequence ATGATCACAGAACTCGGACATTTCGCGCTGATCCTCGCCTTTGCGGTGGCGATCATCCAGATGATCGTGCCCCTGATCGGGGCGCAGAAACGCTGGCCCGGCTGGATGGCGGTGGCGGAACCGGCGGCGGGGGCGCAGTTTGCCCTGACGGCGCTGAGTTTCGGCGCGCTCATGTGGGCCTTCATCAACTCCGATTTCTCGCTGAAGCTGGTGGTGGACAACAGCCATTCGGCGAAACCGATGCTGTACAAGATCAGCGGCACATGGGGCAATCATGAGGGGTCCATGCTGCTGTGGGTGCTGATCCTGACGCTGTTCGGCGCCATGGCGGCATGGTTCGGGGGCAACCTGCCGCCCAGCCTGCGGGCGCGGGTGCTGGCGGTGCAATCAGCCATCGCGGTGGCGTTTTTCGCCTTCATCATCTTCACCTCCAACCCGTTCCTGCGGCTGGAAACGCCGCCCTTTGACGGGCGTGACCTGAACCCGCTGCTTCAGGACCCGGGTTTGGCCTTTCATCCGCCGTTCCTCTACCTTGGCTATGTGGGTCTCAGCATGGCGTTCAGCTTTGCCGTGGCGGCGCTGATCGAAGGGCGGGTGGATGCCGCCTGGGGCCGCTGGGTTCGGCCCTGGACGCTGGCGGCCTGGGTGTTCCTGACCATCGGCATCGCGCTGGGATCCTGGTGGGCCTATTACGAGCTGGGCTGGGGCGGTTTCTGGTTCTGGGACCCGGTGGAAAACGCCAGTTTCATGCCCTGGCTGCTGGCGGCGGCGCTGCTGCATTCTGCCATCGTGGTGGAAAAACGCGAAAGCCTGAAAAGCTGGACGATCCTGCTGGCGATCCTCGCCTTCGGTTTCTCGCTGATCGGCACGTTCATCGTGCGGTCGGGGCTGCTGACAAGCGTTCATGCCTTTGCCAACGATCCCGAGCGGGGCGTGTTCATCCTGGCGATCATGGCCTTTTTCATGGGCGGCGCGCTGATCCTGTTTACCTTGCGCGCGGGCGCGATGGAGGCGAAGGGCGTGTTCGGACTGGTCAGCCGCGAATCCGCCCTGGTGGTGAACAACCTGCTGCTGGCGGTGGCCTGTTTCGTGGTCTTTGTCGGCACCATGTGGCCGCTGCTGGCCGAGATGTTCTTTGACCGCAAGTTGAGCGTCGGGCCGCCGTTCTTCAACGCCGCCTTCACCCCCTTCATGGTACTGCTGGGGCTGGTCCTGCCGGTGGGGTCGGTGCTGCCGTGGAAACGCGCGCGCCTTGCCCGCGCCGTTCGGCCGCTGCGGTACGCTTTCGTGCTGGCGCTGGCGGTGGGAGGGCTGGCCTGGGCGATGCAGTCGGGCCGCAGTCTGCTGGGGCCGATGGGCCTGTTCCTGGGCGCCTGGCTGGTGGCCGGCGTGGTGGTCGAGCTGGCGCAGCGCACGGGGCGTGGACCGGGCCGTCTGGCGCGTCTGCGCCGCCTGCCACGCGCCGACTGGGGCAAGGCTGTCGCCCACGCGGGGCTTGGCGTGACCATGGCGGGCATCGCGGGCCTGACCGCCTGGACCCAGGACGACATCCGCGTCGCACAGATCGGACAGCCCTGGGACGTCGGCGCGTACACCCTGACGCTGAACGCGGTGAACGAGGTGCGCGGGCCGAACTACCAGTCGACGCAGGCCGATGTGACCCTGTCCAGGGACGGCAGCGTGATCTCGCAGCTGATGCCCGAGAAACGGTTTTACCCGGTCGCCCGCATGCCGACGACCGAAGCCGCCATCGACTATAACCTCGCGCGGGATGTCTATGTGGTGATCGGCGATCAGCAGGACAGCGGCGGCTGGACCGTGCGCGTCTATATCAAACCGCTGACCAACTGGATCTGGATCGGCTGCGGGCTGATGGCGCTGGGGGGCGTGCTGAGCCTGAGCGACCGGCGTTTCCGCGTCGCGGCGGGCGCGCGCAAGTCCCGCGCCGCACCGGTGCCCGCGGCATGA
- the argC gene encoding N-acetyl-gamma-glutamyl-phosphate reductase, with amino-acid sequence MTHNIAILGASGYTGAELIRLIAGHSSMTIKALGANSKAGQSMAEVFPHLRHLDLPELVTIEEIDFSGIDLCFCALPHKTSQEVIAALPKDLKIVDLSADFRLRDPAAYKKWYGNDHAALAQQEEAVYGLTEFYRKEIAAARLVAGTGCNAATGQFALRPLISAGVIDLDEIILDLKCAVSGAGRALKENLLHAELSEGYHAYAVGGTHRHLGEFDQEFSAVAGRPVKVQFTPHLVPANRGILATCYVKGQAQAVHDTLKSAYEAEPFIEVLPLGEAPSTRHIRGSNFCHIGVVADRIEGRALVIAALDNLTKGSSGQALQNANLMLGIEETEGLMMAPLFP; translated from the coding sequence ATGACCCATAACATCGCCATCCTTGGCGCATCCGGCTACACGGGTGCAGAACTGATCCGGCTGATTGCCGGCCATTCCTCCATGACAATCAAGGCTTTGGGTGCAAACTCGAAGGCCGGACAAAGCATGGCAGAGGTGTTTCCGCACCTGCGTCATCTTGATCTGCCAGAGCTTGTGACCATTGAGGAAATCGACTTTTCCGGCATTGATCTGTGTTTTTGCGCCTTGCCGCACAAGACTTCGCAAGAGGTGATCGCGGCCCTGCCGAAGGACCTGAAGATCGTCGATCTGTCGGCAGATTTCCGGCTGCGTGACCCGGCGGCCTACAAGAAATGGTATGGCAACGACCATGCCGCGCTGGCGCAGCAGGAAGAGGCCGTCTACGGCCTGACCGAATTCTACCGCAAGGAAATCGCCGCCGCGCGGTTGGTGGCAGGCACGGGGTGCAACGCCGCGACAGGGCAATTCGCCCTGCGCCCGCTGATTTCGGCCGGGGTGATCGACCTGGATGAGATCATCCTGGATCTGAAGTGCGCGGTTTCCGGCGCGGGGCGGGCGCTGAAGGAAAACCTGCTGCACGCGGAATTGTCCGAAGGCTACCACGCCTATGCGGTGGGCGGCACGCACCGGCACCTTGGCGAGTTCGATCAGGAATTCTCGGCGGTGGCGGGGCGGCCCGTCAAGGTGCAGTTCACGCCGCATCTGGTCCCGGCCAACCGGGGCATCCTGGCGACATGCTACGTGAAAGGTCAGGCGCAAGCCGTTCATGATACACTGAAAAGTGCCTATGAAGCCGAGCCGTTCATCGAGGTCTTGCCACTGGGCGAAGCCCCCAGCACGCGGCACATCCGCGGCTCGAACTTTTGCCACATCGGGGTGGTGGCGGATCGGATCGAGGGGCGGGCGCTGGTGATCGCGGCGCTCGACAATCTCACGAAAGGCTCAAGCGGGCAGGCGTTGCAGAATGCCAACCTGATGTTAGGTATTGAAGAGACCGAGGGGTTGATGATGGCGCCCCTGTTTCCGTGA